One Deinococcus humi genomic window carries:
- a CDS encoding carbohydrate ABC transporter permease, with protein MLKPAQTTANTEANAVFRGAAMPWFFLLPSLLILAVFIYLPALQTLRLAAFKANLILGTERFVGLQNVTELLLSPAYRQVALQTLIFMVLTVTLGLLFSLGLAWLASRPIRGSKYYRLLLIYPYALSPAIAGTLWLFMFNPEIGVVNQLLGSLFSIKPRWLDDPILAFGLVVVAAIWKGLAYNIVFYLASIQNLPGDVMEAAEIDGATPAQVFWRVAFPLLTPITFFLVFTNIISALFDSFALTDILTRGGPYFHNAGITTFLVYQLYQDGFVNFKSGVAAAQAALMLVLVAFITFMQFKVGERRVHYGG; from the coding sequence TTGCTGAAACCCGCCCAAACCACCGCCAACACTGAGGCCAATGCGGTCTTCCGGGGCGCGGCCATGCCCTGGTTTTTCCTGCTGCCCAGCCTGCTGATTCTGGCTGTCTTCATCTACCTGCCGGCGTTGCAAACGCTGCGGCTGGCGGCTTTCAAGGCCAACCTGATCCTAGGCACCGAACGCTTCGTGGGCCTCCAGAACGTCACCGAGTTGCTGCTCAGTCCGGCGTATCGACAAGTCGCTCTGCAAACGCTGATCTTCATGGTGCTGACCGTAACCCTGGGACTGCTGTTCTCGCTGGGGCTGGCATGGCTGGCGAGCCGCCCGATTCGCGGGTCCAAGTATTACCGCCTGCTGCTGATCTACCCCTACGCCCTGAGTCCGGCGATTGCCGGGACGCTGTGGCTGTTCATGTTCAATCCGGAAATCGGCGTGGTCAACCAGCTCCTGGGCAGCCTGTTCAGCATCAAGCCGCGCTGGCTGGACGATCCCATTCTGGCCTTCGGACTGGTGGTGGTGGCGGCGATCTGGAAGGGGCTGGCGTACAACATCGTGTTCTACCTGGCCAGCATTCAAAACCTGCCAGGAGACGTCATGGAGGCGGCCGAGATCGACGGCGCGACGCCCGCACAGGTGTTCTGGCGGGTGGCCTTTCCGCTGCTGACCCCCATCACCTTCTTTCTGGTATTCACCAACATCATCTCAGCCCTGTTCGATTCCTTTGCGCTGACCGACATCCTGACGCGCGGCGGACCGTACTTCCACAACGCGGGCATCACCACGTTTCTGGTGTATCAGCTGTACCAGGACGGCTTCGTGAACTTCAAGAGCGGAGTGGCCGCCGCGCAGGCCGCGCTGATGCTGGTGCTGGTGGCGTTCATCACCTTCATGCAGTTCAAAGTGGGCGAAAGGCGGGTGCACTATGGTGGGTAA
- a CDS encoding carbohydrate ABC transporter permease — translation MVGNTGVVKTDTLSPQAGKRGGRGPGRRGPSWPTHLALIVAVIIISTPLIFALIKATQASSQVISPNMLPGTSFMDNLSSIWVDAKLGRYMLNSTIVAICVTTGKTILALLAALAFVYFRFPLKSAAFTLVLLSLMLPTEVLIIALFDLVSRDLKWANTFAAIIVPFLASATGTFLFRQHFLNIPTSLADAARIDGCGPLRYLTRILIPMSWNTIGALAVIQFVYAWDQYIWPLVIVQQDEKQVVQVGLRKLIEVGGQTDWGAVMAGAIITMLPPLIVFTLLQEQFSRGFALSEDK, via the coding sequence ATGGTGGGTAACACTGGGGTCGTTAAGACCGATACGCTTTCGCCGCAAGCGGGCAAGAGGGGTGGACGTGGACCGGGCCGCCGGGGACCGAGCTGGCCCACGCATCTGGCGCTGATCGTGGCCGTGATCATCATCAGCACGCCGCTGATCTTCGCGCTGATCAAGGCCACGCAGGCGTCCAGTCAGGTCATCAGCCCCAACATGCTGCCTGGAACGTCGTTCATGGACAACCTGAGCAGCATCTGGGTGGACGCCAAGCTGGGGCGCTACATGCTCAACAGCACCATTGTCGCCATCTGCGTAACCACCGGGAAGACGATTCTGGCCCTGTTGGCCGCCCTGGCCTTCGTGTACTTCCGCTTTCCCCTGAAGAGCGCGGCCTTCACGCTGGTCCTGTTGTCGCTGATGCTACCCACCGAGGTGCTGATCATCGCTCTGTTCGATCTGGTCAGCCGCGATCTGAAGTGGGCCAACACCTTCGCGGCCATCATCGTGCCGTTCCTGGCCAGTGCCACCGGCACCTTTCTGTTCCGGCAACACTTCCTGAACATTCCCACCAGCCTGGCCGACGCCGCGCGCATCGACGGCTGCGGACCACTGCGCTACCTGACGCGCATCCTGATCCCGATGAGCTGGAACACCATCGGGGCGCTTGCCGTCATCCAGTTTGTGTATGCCTGGGATCAGTACATCTGGCCGCTGGTGATCGTGCAGCAGGACGAGAAACAGGTGGTGCAGGTGGGCCTGCGGAAACTGATCGAAGTGGGCGGCCAGACCGACTGGGGCGCAGTGATGGCCGGGGCGATCATCACCATGCTGCCGCCGCTGATCGTCTTCACGCTGTTGCAGGAACAGTTCAGCCGAGGCTTTGCCCTCAGCGAGGACAAGTAG
- the ppk1 gene encoding polyphosphate kinase 1 — protein MLTQAPPAKAKRRRKKPEPEGLGETRTHSTVANAESRYLNRELSWLAFNERVLAEARDVRNPPLERLKYAAICGSNLDEFFMVRVAGIHRQIAAGVNTPGLDGLLPRETLALVRERTQGMLREIEKTTRKILKLLIDEGVKLMRVADLGKRARASLREHYLAEIQPVLTPLVVDPSHPFPYLSNLSLNLAILLRGGGNDDTDFARVKVPVGVLPRVVVIGDALLMLEDVIAAHIGELFKGREVLAAHVFRVTRNTDYEFEEEEAEDLLATIEDGLRRRRFGSAVRLEVVRETPIKLVTFLQERLRLAPEDIFLLEGPLGTADLMGLPVERPDLSFPPYAPAVPDLDGEEEDGIFDTLRQGDVLLHHPYDGFANILDFIEEASRDPQVLAIKQTLYRTGDDPRLLAALRAAAENGKQVVALIELKARFDEQRNISWARKLERAGAHVVYGMAGLKTHAKVTLVVRREEGGLRRYVHIGTGNYNPKTARLYTDLSLLTADPEIGMDVAELFNHLTGYAEAEYTHLLVAPDTARTGLEALLEREANHARAGFEAWAQIKVNSLTDPAMIEALYGAAAAGVRIDLIIRGVCCLRPGVPGLSETVRVRSLLGRYLEHARVYAFGNAGDAEVYFGSADWMSRNLDRRVEVIAPVLDDAHRAQFLNILNTEWTDQRGSWELCLDGEYEKLPGDESAQALFASARHPV, from the coding sequence ATGCTGACCCAAGCCCCGCCTGCCAAGGCCAAGCGCCGCCGCAAGAAGCCGGAGCCGGAAGGGCTGGGCGAAACGCGCACGCACAGCACGGTGGCCAACGCCGAAAGCCGTTACCTGAACCGCGAATTGTCGTGGCTGGCTTTCAACGAACGCGTGCTGGCCGAGGCGCGTGACGTGCGAAATCCGCCCCTGGAGCGGCTTAAATACGCCGCCATCTGCGGCAGCAACCTTGATGAGTTCTTTATGGTGCGCGTCGCCGGCATTCACCGCCAGATCGCGGCGGGGGTGAACACGCCGGGGCTGGACGGCCTGTTGCCGCGCGAGACGCTGGCGCTGGTGCGCGAACGCACCCAGGGCATGCTGCGTGAGATCGAGAAGACGACGCGCAAGATCCTCAAGCTGCTGATCGACGAGGGCGTGAAGCTGATGCGCGTGGCGGATCTGGGCAAACGCGCCCGCGCCAGCCTGCGCGAACATTACCTGGCCGAGATTCAGCCGGTGCTGACGCCGCTGGTGGTGGATCCCAGCCACCCCTTTCCGTACCTGAGCAACCTCAGCCTGAATCTGGCGATCCTGCTGCGCGGCGGGGGAAACGACGACACCGATTTCGCGCGCGTGAAGGTGCCGGTGGGCGTGCTGCCACGGGTGGTGGTGATCGGCGACGCTCTGCTGATGCTGGAGGACGTGATCGCCGCGCACATCGGCGAGTTGTTCAAGGGCCGCGAGGTCCTGGCCGCCCACGTCTTCCGCGTCACCCGCAACACCGACTACGAGTTCGAGGAGGAGGAAGCAGAAGACCTGCTCGCCACCATTGAGGACGGGCTGCGCCGCCGCCGCTTCGGCTCGGCGGTGCGGCTGGAAGTGGTGCGCGAGACGCCGATCAAGCTGGTGACGTTCCTGCAGGAGCGCCTGCGGCTGGCCCCCGAGGACATCTTCCTGCTTGAAGGGCCATTGGGCACCGCCGATCTGATGGGCCTGCCCGTGGAGCGGCCCGATCTGTCCTTTCCGCCCTACGCCCCCGCCGTGCCCGATCTGGACGGAGAGGAGGAGGACGGCATCTTCGACACGCTGCGGCAGGGCGACGTGCTGCTTCACCATCCGTACGACGGCTTCGCCAATATCCTGGACTTTATCGAGGAGGCCAGCCGTGACCCGCAGGTGCTGGCGATCAAGCAGACGTTGTACCGCACCGGGGATGACCCACGGTTGCTGGCCGCGCTGCGGGCGGCCGCCGAGAACGGCAAGCAGGTGGTGGCCCTGATTGAACTCAAGGCCAGGTTCGACGAGCAGCGCAACATTTCCTGGGCCAGGAAGCTGGAACGCGCCGGGGCGCATGTGGTGTATGGCATGGCGGGCCTGAAGACCCACGCCAAGGTGACGCTGGTGGTCCGCCGGGAAGAGGGTGGCCTGCGCCGTTACGTGCACATCGGGACCGGCAACTACAACCCCAAGACCGCGCGCCTGTACACCGATCTGAGCCTCTTGACCGCAGATCCCGAAATCGGCATGGACGTGGCCGAGCTGTTCAACCACCTGACCGGCTACGCCGAGGCCGAGTACACCCACCTGCTGGTGGCCCCTGACACTGCACGCACGGGCCTGGAAGCCCTGCTGGAGCGCGAGGCCAACCATGCCCGGGCGGGCTTTGAGGCCTGGGCGCAGATCAAGGTCAATTCGCTGACCGATCCGGCCATGATTGAGGCGCTGTACGGGGCGGCAGCGGCGGGCGTCCGCATCGATCTGATCATCCGGGGCGTGTGCTGCCTGCGCCCCGGCGTGCCCGGCCTGTCTGAGACCGTGCGCGTTCGCAGCCTGCTGGGGCGCTACCTGGAACACGCCCGCGTGTACGCCTTCGGCAATGCCGGAGACGCGGAGGTCTATTTTGGCAGCGCCGACTGGATGAGCCGCAATCTGGACCGCCGGGTGGAGGTGATCGCCCCGGTGCTCGATGACGCGCACCGTGCCCAGTTCCTGAACATTCTGAACACTGAATGGACCGATCAGCGCGGCTCCTGGGAGCTGTGTCTGGACGGTGAGTACGAGAAGCTGCCCGGCGACGAGAGTGCGCAGGCACTGTTCGCCTCCGCGCGGCACCCGGTCTAG
- a CDS encoding RNA 2'-phosphotransferase: MTEKQLSHLMSYLLRHAPHEAGLTLQPGGWVPLGPLLAHLNVTQEQVERVVAASDKQRFSLDGDRIRANQGHSVPVDLELTPQPPPPVLYHGTFAGALPAIRREGLRTMKRHHVHLSPDTGTAGKVGARRGAAVVLTVRAQQMHAAGHLFYRSENGVWLVEAVPAEFLDFP, translated from the coding sequence ATGACCGAGAAACAACTTTCCCACCTGATGTCCTACCTGCTCAGGCACGCGCCACACGAGGCGGGCCTGACCCTGCAACCCGGCGGCTGGGTGCCGCTCGGGCCGTTGCTGGCGCATCTGAACGTGACCCAGGAGCAGGTGGAGCGGGTGGTGGCGGCTTCCGACAAGCAGAGATTTTCACTCGACGGTGACCGCATCCGTGCCAACCAGGGCCATAGCGTCCCCGTCGATCTGGAACTGACCCCCCAGCCGCCGCCGCCTGTGCTGTATCACGGCACCTTCGCTGGCGCCTTGCCCGCCATCCGCCGTGAGGGATTGCGGACCATGAAACGCCACCACGTTCACCTTTCGCCGGATACCGGGACAGCGGGGAAGGTGGGGGCGCGGCGCGGCGCGGCCGTGGTTCTGACAGTGCGGGCGCAGCAGATGCACGCGGCAGGCCACCTCTTTTACAGGTCAGAAAATGGGGTATGGCTGGTGGAGGCCGTGCCTGCGGAGTTTCTGGACTTTCCGTAG
- a CDS encoding ABC transporter substrate-binding protein, which translates to MLTLALMGTATAQTTVEFWHSFGDAKRTDWIKGLAEDFNKANPGIKVVPTYKGSYNDSLQATILAARQGKPPALVQIFEVGSQLALDSGVFQPVSSVKNVDFGDYIKPVINYYTIGGKVNSLPFNSSSPVLYYNKDLMKKAGLNPNQPPTTFDGLLAACKKIEAAKIGATCFGMSLNGWFIEQWMAEQGATLLNNDNGRKGRATSTNLDSAAAKKIFSFFKTLHDNNYYTYTGKLEDWDGSDAIFTNQKVVFHITSTADIGNNGEAAKKAGFQMGIGVLPIPSGSKRNGVVIGGASLWIPKNISKAQAEGALDFALFMTNTKNMADWHKLTGYYPVRQSSIDLLRKQGWFTQTPLQLVAFNQLTKTVPSPATAGGLNGAAIQTRKIIEEGVQKVLSGASVDAALKETKSRADAALAEYNANFK; encoded by the coding sequence ATGTTGACGCTGGCTCTGATGGGTACGGCCACGGCACAAACCACCGTCGAGTTCTGGCACTCCTTTGGTGACGCCAAGCGTACCGACTGGATCAAGGGTCTGGCCGAGGACTTCAACAAGGCCAACCCCGGCATCAAGGTCGTGCCCACCTACAAGGGCAGCTACAACGACAGCCTGCAGGCCACCATTCTGGCCGCGCGTCAGGGCAAGCCGCCGGCGCTGGTGCAGATTTTTGAGGTGGGCAGCCAGCTCGCGCTGGACAGCGGCGTGTTCCAGCCGGTCAGCAGCGTCAAGAACGTGGATTTCGGCGACTACATCAAGCCCGTGATCAACTACTACACGATTGGCGGCAAAGTCAACAGCCTGCCGTTTAACTCCTCCTCGCCGGTGCTGTACTACAACAAGGACCTGATGAAGAAGGCGGGGCTGAATCCCAATCAGCCGCCCACCACTTTCGACGGTCTGCTGGCCGCCTGCAAGAAGATCGAGGCTGCCAAGATCGGCGCGACCTGCTTCGGCATGAGCCTGAACGGCTGGTTCATCGAGCAGTGGATGGCTGAACAGGGCGCGACGCTGCTGAACAATGACAACGGGCGCAAGGGCCGTGCCACCAGCACCAACCTGGACAGCGCCGCCGCCAAGAAGATCTTCTCGTTCTTCAAGACCCTGCACGACAACAACTACTACACCTACACCGGCAAGCTGGAGGACTGGGATGGCAGCGACGCCATCTTCACCAACCAGAAGGTGGTCTTCCACATCACCTCGACGGCCGACATCGGCAACAACGGTGAGGCGGCCAAGAAGGCCGGCTTCCAGATGGGCATCGGCGTGCTGCCCATTCCGTCGGGCAGCAAGCGCAACGGCGTGGTGATCGGCGGGGCCAGCCTGTGGATTCCCAAGAACATCAGCAAGGCGCAGGCCGAGGGCGCGCTGGACTTTGCGCTGTTCATGACCAACACCAAGAACATGGCCGACTGGCACAAACTGACCGGCTACTACCCGGTGCGCCAGAGCAGCATCGATCTGCTGCGCAAGCAGGGCTGGTTTACCCAGACGCCGCTGCAGCTCGTGGCCTTCAACCAGCTGACCAAGACCGTGCCCAGCCCCGCCACCGCTGGCGGCCTGAACGGCGCGGCCATCCAGACCCGCAAGATCATCGAGGAAGGCGTGCAGAAAGTGCTGAGCGGCGCGTCGGTGGACGCTGCCCTCAAGGAAACCAAGTCCCGCGCCGACGCCGCCCTGGCCGAGTACAACGCCAACTTCAAGTAA
- a CDS encoding glycerophosphodiester phosphodiesterase, which produces MTPLLLGHRGTPRLHLENTMRGFQAALDAGLDGVELDVRRLKDGTLVIHHDPALKDGRALPELVAAELPEDVPTLEKVLSWAADTGAYLNVEIKYEQAWPDDRVARTLDAIRAHGLGQGVIVSSFNPLLLAAARRHAPEIERGFLYHRTYTFGPLDLVPLVLRGLGAAAAHPHHTLIDADLMAQARAGGWRVNTWTVNNPAEVIRLQALGVAALIGDLPEVLLVSR; this is translated from the coding sequence ATGACGCCGCTGCTTTTAGGCCACCGGGGAACGCCACGACTGCATCTGGAAAACACCATGCGAGGGTTTCAGGCCGCCCTGGACGCCGGTCTGGACGGCGTGGAGCTGGACGTGCGGCGCCTGAAGGACGGCACGCTGGTCATCCACCACGACCCCGCCTTGAAAGATGGCCGCGCCCTGCCGGAACTGGTGGCCGCCGAACTGCCTGAGGACGTCCCCACGCTGGAGAAGGTGTTGAGCTGGGCCGCGGACACCGGCGCGTACCTGAACGTGGAGATCAAATACGAGCAGGCGTGGCCGGATGACCGGGTGGCCCGTACCCTGGACGCCATCCGCGCGCACGGCCTGGGTCAGGGGGTGATCGTCAGCAGCTTCAATCCCCTCCTGCTGGCCGCCGCCCGCAGGCACGCGCCGGAAATCGAGCGGGGCTTCCTGTATCACCGCACTTACACCTTCGGGCCGTTGGACCTCGTGCCGCTGGTGTTGCGCGGGCTGGGGGCCGCCGCCGCGCACCCGCACCACACGCTGATCGACGCTGACCTGATGGCCCAGGCGCGGGCCGGAGGCTGGCGGGTCAACACCTGGACGGTTAACAATCCCGCCGAGGTCATCCGCTTGCAGGCACTGGGGGTGGCGGCGCTGATCGGTGACCTGCCGGAGGTGCTGCTCGTCTCACGCTGA
- a CDS encoding phospholipase A2 has product MRSLLLPAALLSLTLMACGQTTPGPATSAGVDAYAERPELQDAGSQAILQRYGNDPGLLEALQEAYGERPTDLSLPTVPAITGLDVASDRLAYIKRTGWGSVGNYNSQYAAYAGTGLPYAGLDWSRDGCSAPSGLGLGYREDFRPACNVHDFGYRNLKVYQRTDSNRSTTDSAFYTNMKAICAAKSWYKRPACYSAAFAYYEAVRIGGSDSF; this is encoded by the coding sequence ATGCGTTCACTGTTGCTGCCTGCCGCCCTGCTGTCCCTCACGCTGATGGCCTGTGGCCAGACCACGCCCGGTCCTGCCACGTCTGCCGGTGTCGACGCCTACGCTGAGCGCCCCGAGTTGCAGGACGCGGGCAGCCAGGCCATTCTGCAGAGGTACGGCAACGATCCTGGCCTATTGGAAGCCTTGCAGGAAGCCTACGGCGAGCGGCCCACCGACCTGAGCCTACCCACGGTTCCGGCCATTACGGGCCTGGACGTGGCGAGTGACCGGCTGGCGTACATCAAACGCACCGGCTGGGGCAGTGTGGGCAACTACAACAGCCAGTACGCGGCCTACGCGGGCACAGGTCTTCCGTATGCCGGGCTGGACTGGAGCCGCGACGGCTGCAGCGCCCCCTCGGGCCTGGGGCTGGGCTACCGTGAGGACTTCCGGCCCGCCTGCAACGTCCACGACTTCGGTTACCGCAATCTGAAGGTCTACCAGCGCACCGACAGCAACCGCAGCACCACCGACAGCGCGTTCTACACCAATATGAAGGCCATCTGCGCGGCCAAGAGCTGGTACAAGCGCCCGGCCTGCTACAGCGCCGCCTTCGCGTACTACGAGGCGGTCAGGATCGGCGGCAGCGACAGCTTCTGA
- a CDS encoding MerR family transcriptional regulator has translation MTTTPAMTISAFASASRLSLKALRLYDELGLLPPERVDESSGYRYYSARQLPQARLIGLLRQLGLSLNDIRTVLEAQQGQQIELIWGHWTQAEAQHTRQRDLARYILRSLKGEPSMTQHFHVQQRFVPAQQVATVTRRLRVDELSSYIERQLKELPQQIMAEGASVEGVPFVVYHGQVNADNDGPVEVCVPYGGPLRPTGGLTLREEPAHHEAFVTLSKAQFDFPGILDAYDATSAYAGAHGACGALSPREIYPHDWDGLEDNDLAGDVAWPFVPPER, from the coding sequence ATGACCACAACTCCAGCCATGACCATCAGCGCCTTTGCCAGCGCCTCGCGCCTGAGCCTTAAAGCCCTGCGTCTGTACGACGAACTTGGCCTGTTGCCGCCCGAACGGGTGGATGAGAGCAGCGGCTACCGCTATTACTCGGCCCGGCAACTGCCGCAGGCTCGTCTGATCGGCCTGCTGCGACAGCTCGGGCTGTCCCTGAACGACATTCGCACCGTGCTAGAGGCCCAACAGGGGCAGCAGATCGAGCTGATCTGGGGCCACTGGACACAGGCCGAGGCCCAGCACACGCGGCAGCGTGACCTGGCCCGCTACATCCTCCGCAGTCTCAAAGGAGAACCCAGCATGACCCAGCACTTCCATGTCCAGCAGCGCTTCGTTCCTGCCCAGCAGGTCGCCACCGTGACCCGGCGCCTGCGGGTGGATGAACTTTCCTCCTACATCGAGCGGCAACTGAAAGAGCTGCCCCAGCAGATCATGGCGGAGGGGGCGAGCGTGGAGGGCGTTCCCTTCGTCGTCTATCACGGCCAGGTCAACGCCGACAACGACGGCCCGGTGGAGGTCTGCGTGCCCTACGGCGGTCCCCTGAGGCCCACGGGTGGCCTGACCCTGCGTGAGGAACCCGCCCACCATGAAGCCTTCGTCACCCTGAGCAAAGCGCAATTCGACTTTCCTGGCATTCTGGACGCCTATGACGCCACCAGCGCTTACGCTGGAGCACACGGCGCATGCGGCGCGCTCAGTCCACGCGAGATCTATCCGCACGATTGGGACGGCCTGGAAGACAATGATCTGGCCGGGGACGTAGCGTGGCCGTTCGTGCCGCCGGAGCGTTGA
- a CDS encoding carboxypeptidase M32 codes for MTSETQLPDPLWNDLKARWQELADLGGIGSLLGWDQSTYLPAGAAAGRSRQQALLSRMAHARATDAGYGRLLDAAQSRTDLSPAQTRTVALARKNFEEATRLPADFVAAWSQHGGDSYSAWTTARPDNDFARMVPFLEKSLEFSLQAASYFPEFGDPMDYFIDQSDEGMTAQGVGDVFSKLREALVPLADAVTLAGPPRTDFLSRHYPTATQLSLGESVIRDYGYDFTRGRQDLTHHPFMTRLGGHDVRITTRVKAGDPTEALYSTLHEAGHALYEQGVLDEYLGTPLGGGVSAGVHESQSRLWENQVGRSRAFWAAYFGKFRDTFPEQLADVSEDEMYRAVNTVARSLIRTDADELTYNLHVITRYELERQLLGGQLALRDLNDAWHAAYEQNLGLRAPSDVDGALQDVHWYFGSIGGAFQGYTLGNVLSAQFYSAAEKANPGLENDIARADFSRLHGWLRENVYAPGGRYTPAELVERATGQAMTVEPYLNYLREKYGELYGVN; via the coding sequence ATGACCTCCGAGACGCAGCTCCCCGATCCGCTGTGGAATGACCTCAAGGCCCGCTGGCAGGAACTGGCCGATCTGGGCGGTATCGGCTCGTTGCTGGGCTGGGACCAGAGCACCTATCTGCCTGCTGGAGCGGCGGCGGGGCGCTCGCGTCAGCAGGCGCTGCTCTCGCGCATGGCCCACGCCCGCGCCACCGACGCCGGGTACGGACGTCTGCTGGACGCCGCGCAGAGCCGCACGGACCTCTCGCCCGCACAGACGCGCACGGTGGCCCTAGCCCGGAAGAACTTCGAGGAGGCCACCCGCCTCCCCGCCGATTTTGTGGCCGCCTGGAGCCAGCACGGCGGTGACAGCTACAGCGCCTGGACGACGGCCCGTCCCGACAACGACTTCGCGCGGATGGTGCCGTTCCTGGAAAAGTCGCTGGAGTTCAGTCTTCAGGCGGCCAGCTACTTTCCTGAATTCGGCGATCCGATGGACTACTTTATCGACCAGTCCGATGAGGGCATGACGGCGCAGGGGGTAGGAGACGTGTTCAGCAAATTGCGGGAGGCGCTCGTGCCGCTGGCCGACGCCGTGACCCTGGCCGGGCCGCCCCGCACCGATTTCCTGAGCCGCCATTACCCCACCGCCACCCAGTTGAGCCTCGGCGAGTCGGTGATTCGCGATTACGGCTACGACTTCACCCGGGGCCGCCAGGACCTGACCCATCATCCCTTTATGACCCGGCTGGGCGGCCACGACGTGCGAATCACCACCCGCGTCAAGGCGGGCGACCCCACCGAGGCGCTGTACTCCACCCTGCACGAGGCCGGACACGCGCTGTACGAGCAGGGCGTCCTGGACGAGTACCTGGGCACGCCTCTCGGCGGCGGCGTCAGCGCTGGGGTGCATGAGAGTCAGTCGCGGCTGTGGGAAAACCAGGTGGGCCGCAGCCGTGCTTTCTGGGCGGCCTACTTCGGCAAGTTCCGCGACACCTTTCCCGAGCAGCTCGCGGACGTGTCCGAGGACGAGATGTACCGCGCAGTCAACACGGTCGCCCGCAGCCTGATCCGGACCGACGCCGACGAGCTGACCTACAACCTGCACGTCATCACCCGCTACGAGCTGGAGCGCCAGCTTCTGGGCGGACAGCTGGCGCTCCGTGACCTGAACGATGCCTGGCACGCCGCCTACGAGCAGAATCTGGGCCTGCGCGCGCCGAGTGACGTGGACGGGGCCTTGCAGGACGTTCACTGGTACTTTGGCAGCATCGGCGGAGCGTTTCAGGGCTATACCCTGGGCAACGTTCTGAGCGCGCAGTTCTACTCCGCCGCAGAGAAGGCCAACCCGGGTCTGGAAAACGACATCGCGCGCGCTGACTTTTCCCGCCTGCACGGCTGGCTGCGCGAGAACGTCTACGCGCCGGGGGGGCGCTACACACCCGCCGAACTGGTGGAGCGGGCCACCGGACAGGCCATGACGGTGGAACCGTACCTGAACTACCTGAGGGAAAAATACGGCGAGTTGTATGGCGTGAACTGA